A region from the Vicia villosa cultivar HV-30 ecotype Madison, WI linkage group LG3, Vvil1.0, whole genome shotgun sequence genome encodes:
- the LOC131658682 gene encoding uncharacterized protein LOC131658682: MKKVISKKRPVGGEPKFVTEKCGRVSPARRTPIKKKNPRAVAIPCTNNYITFKKVLIDSGSSVSLMPLSIFKKIDIRKISECGTKLKISNQTIKQSYGIVQDVLVEIDKFVFPVDIQIIDIPEDEATLILLGRPFLLTSRCNFDIGKRTLTVKLFDKEVTLKVLEVKKQGVGGNKQSSVGMIKIEKAKF, encoded by the coding sequence atgaaaaagGTGATTTCTAAAAAGAGACCTGTGGGAGGTGAGCCTAAATTTgtaactgaaaagtgtggtagagtctcgccaGCTAGGAGGACCCCAATCAAGAAGAAAAACCCTAGAGCGGTGGCAATACCTTGCACTAACAATTACATAACGTTCAAGAAGGTGCTAATTGactctggttctagtgtgagtttaatgccattgTCTATCTTCAAAAAGATTGACATTAGAAAGATAAGCGAGTGTGGGACAAAATTGAAAATTTCTAATCAGACCATTAAGCAGTCATATGGGATAGTTCAAGATGTATTGGTGGAGATTGATAAGTTTGTCTTTCCAGTTGATATCCAGATCATAGACATACCTGAAGATGAAGCGACTCTTATCCTTCTTGGTAGACCTTTTTTGCTCACTAGTCGTTGCAATTTTGATATCGGGAAACGGACACTAACAGTAAAGTTATTTGATAAAGAGGTAACAttgaaggtgttagaagtcaaaAAGCAAGGTGTAGGTGGAAATAAGCAATCTTCGGTTGGCATGATCAAAATTGAGAAAGCAAAATTCTAA